From one Coffea eugenioides isolate CCC68of chromosome 11, Ceug_1.0, whole genome shotgun sequence genomic stretch:
- the LOC113753846 gene encoding secoisolariciresinol dehydrogenase-like, protein MLPSNSPPSAAIFRRLEDKVAVITGGASGIGECTARLFVKHGAKVVLADIQDDLGRAICEELNPEGAISYVHCDVTNESHVRRAVDTAISTYGKLDIMFSNAGIPGNGSDRTILLPDQDSTESTDHENFRRVFDVNVFGAFLCAKHAARVMVPAEKGSIIITSSVCSMTFGDVPYSYVASKNAVLGLAKNLCVELGQYGIRVNCVSPFGVPTPMLKRALPMVKGSEIEGFVSAIANLKKATVGTEDVAEAALYLGSDESKYISGLNLVVDGGYSTTNIALKEAKLSKSLPIPSKM, encoded by the exons ATGCTTCCTAGCAATTCACCTCCTTCTGCTGCCATATTCCGAAG GCTTGAAGATAAAGTGGCAGTGATTACTGGTGGCGCCAGCGGGATTGGAGAGTGCACTGCAAGGCTGTTTGTCAAGCATGGCGCTAAAGTCGTCCTTGCTGATATCCAAGATGATCTCGGTCGTGCCATTTGTGAGGAGCTTAATCCCGAAGGAGCCATTTCCTACGTCCACTGCGATGTAACGAATGAATCACACGTAAGAAGAGCAGTAGACACTGCAATCTCCACGTATGGCAAGCTTGACATAATGTTCAGTAATGCTGGAATTCCTGGAAATGGATCAGACAGAACGATCCTTTTGCCTGATCAAGACAGTACAGAATCGACAGATCACGAGAACTTTAGAAGGGTTTTCGATGTTAATGTTTTTGGAGCATTCTTGTGCGCTAAGCATGCTGCGAGAGTTATGGTTCCAGCTGAGAAGGGATCCATTATTATAACTTCCAGTGTTTGTTCAATGACTTTTGGTGATGTCCCTTATTCTTATGTTGCGTCCAAGAATGCCGTTTTGGGGCTTGCCAAGAATTTGTGTGTGGAATTGGGACAATATGGGATCCGAGTAAACTGTGTTTCTCCCTTTGGAGTTCCCACTCCAATGCTAAAGAGAGCATTACCCATGGTCAAGGGGAGTGAAATAGAGGGATTTGTTTCTGCAATAGCAAATCTCAAGAAGGCAACTGTGGGAACAGAAGATGTGGCGGAAGCTGCATTATACCTTGGAAGTGACGAATCCAAGTACATAAGCGGATTAAATCTGGTGGTTGATGGTGGTTATAGCACAACCAATATAGCATTGAAAGAGGCTAAGTTGAGCAAGAGCTTGCCAATTCCAAGCAAAATGTGA